In Thermosphaera sp., a genomic segment contains:
- a CDS encoding metallophosphoesterase family protein, giving the protein MRILLVSDIHGNMEAFRAVLEGAGAWDELWVLGDLVDYGPEPDRVVDAVRELKPRIVLSGNHDYAVANGVDCGCGEKTHGLSVYTRQHISLKLLSKEQVAWLKGLKPMEEVEAGGVGVIAVHGSPRNPLYDYMLPDLPREVLKKMLAPQSSSYALPGRQRALAQGVIVSGHTHFPADFKIDSSRVLNPGSVGQPRDGDPRASCGLLDTDTLEFRVVRVKYDIGAVLSKLNNLVTDRKVYESLARILLHGRV; this is encoded by the coding sequence ATGAGGATATTATTGGTTTCGGACATTCACGGTAACATGGAGGCTTTTCGCGCAGTTCTCGAGGGGGCAGGGGCTTGGGATGAGCTGTGGGTTTTAGGTGACCTGGTCGACTACGGCCCCGAGCCCGATAGAGTTGTTGACGCTGTTAGGGAGTTGAAGCCACGCATCGTTCTCTCGGGGAATCACGACTACGCTGTTGCGAATGGGGTTGATTGCGGATGCGGCGAGAAGACCCATGGTCTAAGCGTATATACTAGGCAACACATATCTCTCAAACTACTATCTAAGGAGCAGGTGGCCTGGCTCAAGGGCTTGAAGCCGATGGAGGAGGTTGAAGCTGGAGGGGTCGGAGTCATCGCAGTCCACGGCAGCCCTCGCAACCCCCTTTACGACTACATGCTCCCCGACCTTCCACGGGAGGTTTTAAAGAAAATGCTTGCCCCTCAATCATCAAGTTATGCCTTACCGGGGAGACAGAGAGCGCTCGCCCAGGGCGTGATTGTCTCGGGTCACACGCATTTTCCAGCGGATTTTAAGATTGATTCTTCTAGAGTATTAAATCCTGGCAGTGTTGGACAGCCTAGGGACGGGGATCCTCGGGCGTCTTGCGGATTACTCGATACTGATACCTTGGAGTTCAGAGTCGTCAGAGTAAAGTACGATATCGGTGCAGTATTATCCAAGCTCAACAACCTTGTCACTGATCGCAAGGTTTACGAGAGTCTTGCCCGAATCCTTCTCCACGGAAGAGTTTGA
- the rbcL gene encoding type III ribulose-bisphosphate carboxylase, with the protein MPEKFDFETYHEYIDKSFTPDPDNHVIAVFRIKPAQGFTIDDAAGGVAAESSTGTWTSIYSWYDVERVRRLSGRAYEFIDMRDGSWIVKIAYPVELFEEGNIPGLLASIAGNIFGMRRVEGLRLEDIYLPRKFLKDFKGPSKGVEGVREIFKIHDRPIVGTVPKPKVGYSPEEVEKLSTELLMGGLDYMKDDENLTSPKYCSFEARAKSIMKVIDKVEKETGERKVWFANITSDVREMEKRLRLVADYGNPYVMVDVVVSGWGVLNYIRDLAEEYGLAVHAHRAMHASFTRNPYHGISMFVLAKLYRVIGVDQLHVGTAGAGKLEGGKLDVVRCARILRESSFKPDPDDVFHLPQEMHHIKPAVPVSSGGLHPGNLPPVVEALGTNIVLQVGGGVVGHPDGPRAGAAAVRQALEAIVKGIPLDEYARTHRELVRALEKWGFVKPI; encoded by the coding sequence GTGCCTGAAAAATTCGACTTCGAAACCTATCATGAATACATTGACAAATCCTTCACTCCTGACCCCGATAATCATGTGATAGCTGTCTTCAGAATCAAACCCGCACAAGGCTTCACGATAGATGATGCTGCCGGAGGGGTGGCCGCTGAAAGTAGCACTGGGACCTGGACCTCGATATACAGCTGGTATGATGTTGAGAGAGTTAGAAGGCTTAGCGGGAGAGCATATGAATTCATAGACATGAGAGATGGCTCGTGGATCGTTAAGATCGCTTATCCTGTCGAATTATTTGAAGAGGGAAACATCCCGGGATTATTGGCGAGCATTGCTGGAAACATTTTCGGGATGAGGCGTGTAGAGGGATTAAGGCTTGAAGACATTTACCTGCCTAGAAAGTTCCTGAAGGATTTCAAGGGTCCGTCTAAAGGAGTTGAAGGAGTTAGGGAGATCTTCAAGATCCATGATAGGCCCATCGTGGGTACAGTTCCAAAGCCCAAAGTGGGCTACTCGCCCGAAGAAGTTGAAAAGCTTTCAACAGAGTTGTTAATGGGCGGACTGGACTACATGAAAGATGATGAAAACTTGACTAGTCCAAAATACTGTAGCTTCGAAGCCAGGGCTAAGTCCATCATGAAGGTTATCGACAAGGTTGAAAAAGAAACCGGGGAGAGGAAGGTATGGTTCGCAAACATAACCTCCGACGTTAGGGAGATGGAGAAGAGGCTTAGACTCGTTGCAGACTACGGGAACCCCTACGTGATGGTGGACGTAGTTGTCTCCGGGTGGGGAGTTTTAAACTATATCAGGGACCTGGCCGAGGAGTACGGGCTAGCCGTCCACGCTCACAGAGCAATGCATGCCTCCTTTACTAGGAACCCATACCACGGCATATCGATGTTCGTCCTCGCCAAGCTCTACAGAGTGATAGGAGTCGATCAGCTACACGTAGGTACTGCGGGAGCAGGGAAGCTCGAAGGAGGAAAGCTGGATGTAGTAAGGTGTGCAAGGATACTCAGGGAGAGCAGTTTCAAACCAGATCCGGACGACGTTTTCCACTTACCTCAGGAGATGCATCATATAAAGCCGGCGGTGCCGGTCTCCTCTGGCGGGCTCCACCCAGGCAATCTTCCACCTGTCGTGGAGGCCCTGGGCACGAACATTGTCTTGCAGGTTGGAGGAGGAGTCGTAGGACACCCGGATGGTCCTAGAGCCGGCGCAGCCGCCGTTAGACAAGCGCTCGAAGCAATAGTGAAGGGTATTCCTCTCGACGAGTACGCTAGAACCCACAGGGAGCTGGTGAGAGCGTTGGAGAAGTGGGGTTTTGTCAAACCTATCTAG
- a CDS encoding nucleotidyltransferase family protein, producing the protein MLAAILAGGYGKRLRPFTNDVPKPMVQIGDKPLIDWQIEWLKKHGFNEIILLVGYKKEKMIEHVGSGSKYGIRVTYVVEDEPLGTGGAVKNAEHILSRANVFLVVNGDIITNLDPTRLIEKLDSTPGLMGVIASIPLPSPYGVLEINGDRVLGFAEKPMLKDYWINAGVYALKPEALKYFPDKGDLEKTAFPAMAREGVLGTVQYVNVFWKAIDTYKELEEASRILSEKYGW; encoded by the coding sequence ATGCTTGCGGCAATTCTCGCTGGTGGATATGGCAAGAGGCTCAGACCCTTCACTAATGATGTTCCAAAACCCATGGTTCAAATAGGAGATAAGCCCCTGATCGATTGGCAAATTGAATGGTTGAAGAAACATGGTTTCAACGAAATAATCTTGCTGGTTGGCTACAAGAAGGAGAAAATGATCGAGCACGTGGGAAGCGGGTCTAAGTACGGCATTAGAGTCACCTACGTTGTCGAGGATGAACCTCTTGGCACGGGCGGAGCGGTGAAGAACGCTGAACACATTCTTAGCAGGGCAAACGTATTCCTCGTGGTCAACGGAGATATAATAACTAATCTCGACCCGACCCGCCTCATCGAGAAATTGGATTCAACCCCAGGATTAATGGGCGTTATAGCCTCCATCCCCCTCCCAAGCCCCTATGGAGTGCTGGAGATAAACGGGGATAGAGTGCTCGGGTTCGCAGAGAAGCCGATGCTCAAAGACTACTGGATCAACGCTGGAGTGTACGCTTTGAAGCCTGAGGCGTTAAAGTACTTTCCCGACAAGGGAGACCTGGAGAAGACAGCATTCCCAGCGATGGCGAGGGAAGGAGTCCTCGGCACCGTGCAGTACGTGAACGTGTTCTGGAAGGCAATAGACACGTACAAGGAGCTGGAGGAAGCATCCAGGATCCTCTCGGAAAAATACGGCTGGTAG
- a CDS encoding archaemetzincin family Zn-dependent metalloprotease produces MEILLVPMTTHGVLEYLDSLKESISKTLAEVGVTAEVIPWPGVFKPSLKCFDWDRGQYVAQCLIDQLDKHFMIFRASRSILILGIGYIDGYEYGLNFVFGEAVPSRGIAVVFTKRLRTEFYGGPPDPSRYSQRLSKEVVHELGHLLGLKHCGNKSCVMRFSNSIMEVDEKTERFCNQCAGLIKTYISSTK; encoded by the coding sequence ATGGAGATACTGCTGGTTCCGATGACTACTCACGGCGTGCTAGAGTACTTGGACAGCTTGAAGGAAAGTATTTCAAAAACGCTTGCAGAGGTGGGAGTTACTGCCGAAGTCATCCCCTGGCCCGGGGTGTTTAAGCCGTCTCTAAAGTGTTTCGATTGGGATAGAGGACAGTATGTCGCCCAGTGCTTGATCGATCAGCTTGACAAGCACTTCATGATCTTCCGTGCTAGCAGGAGTATTCTCATCCTCGGAATCGGCTACATTGATGGATACGAGTACGGATTGAACTTCGTGTTCGGAGAGGCCGTCCCATCCCGCGGCATCGCCGTGGTGTTCACTAAGCGTTTGAGAACGGAGTTTTACGGTGGACCACCAGATCCCAGCAGGTATTCACAAAGGCTTTCTAAGGAAGTGGTTCACGAGCTTGGACACCTGCTGGGGCTCAAACACTGCGGTAACAAGTCCTGCGTCATGAGGTTCAGCAACAGCATTATGGAGGTTGATGAGAAGACTGAACGCTTCTGTAATCAATGCGCAGGCTTGATTAAGACTTATATATCTAGCACGAAGTAA
- a CDS encoding signal peptidase I, with protein MIKPFFKQNLHIIVSLLSYLIVFSGLFLRALYGLSFYLVPSMVFLISFIINYAYLRRYWVGDSAYFNALSFITHLAVFVLSGLLAGLGFNTLLMTPLGYVLNSALAISTVLYLESFRSELVFKNLKHAGPLTVFIALSIMTSLMYTLVFEGTGISMTWFIKYLSFTAYSIVLSLIARRFSFKTQAITMTSYVVFFRLAPVIPARTTILLTTLPLITLSILLPGLLHLFSKPITLRIIPYRLRRRGRLLTIFLTALSFALFASFLFGVRFFAVSSGSMTPSINVGDVVVSAPTSPGGIKPGDVIVFKGGSSIIVHRVIEPAGDDCFITRGDANESPDPLWACGGSIIGRVIFTIPMIGWTTLYLLQATGSLNASISLILSLLSLIYVYYIVRGVVRY; from the coding sequence ATGATAAAACCTTTTTTTAAGCAAAACCTTCACATAATTGTCTCGCTTCTATCATATCTCATTGTTTTCTCTGGATTATTCCTCAGGGCTCTTTATGGTTTATCCTTCTATCTCGTGCCCTCAATGGTTTTTCTAATATCCTTCATCATAAATTATGCCTACCTGAGAAGGTATTGGGTAGGGGACTCTGCTTATTTCAATGCATTATCTTTCATCACTCACCTTGCAGTATTTGTTCTCTCAGGGTTGCTTGCAGGGTTGGGCTTCAACACGTTGTTGATGACTCCGCTCGGATACGTCTTAAACTCCGCGCTAGCCATATCCACGGTCCTCTACCTTGAATCCTTCCGTTCGGAATTGGTCTTCAAGAATTTGAAACATGCGGGTCCGCTAACAGTTTTCATAGCGCTGTCCATCATGACATCGCTCATGTATACTCTCGTGTTCGAGGGTACCGGTATCAGCATGACCTGGTTTATAAAGTATTTATCGTTCACAGCATATTCTATCGTTCTCTCATTAATTGCGCGGCGGTTTAGCTTCAAGACTCAAGCGATAACAATGACCTCCTACGTAGTATTCTTCAGACTGGCTCCTGTAATCCCGGCTAGAACCACCATCCTACTAACTACACTTCCATTGATTACGCTTTCAATTCTTCTACCAGGCCTCCTACACCTCTTTTCGAAACCCATCACTCTTCGAATCATCCCCTACAGACTGCGCAGGCGTGGGCGATTACTCACCATATTTCTAACAGCGTTATCCTTTGCACTCTTCGCATCTTTTCTCTTTGGCGTTAGGTTTTTCGCAGTCAGCAGTGGTAGCATGACTCCATCGATCAATGTAGGAGATGTAGTGGTTTCCGCGCCTACTTCACCAGGCGGGATCAAGCCTGGCGACGTCATAGTTTTCAAGGGCGGTTCAAGCATCATCGTCCACAGAGTTATTGAGCCTGCGGGCGACGATTGTTTCATAACGAGGGGGGATGCTAACGAAAGCCCTGATCCCCTGTGGGCTTGTGGAGGCAGTATCATTGGAAGAGTGATCTTCACCATCCCCATGATAGGATGGACCACTCTATACTTGCTCCAGGCTACCGGCAGCTTGAATGCATCCATCTCGCTAATATTGTCTTTATTATCTTTAATCTACGTTTACTATATCGTAAGAGGAGTTGTCAGGTATTGA
- a CDS encoding archease → MEDASIGLREGFEFLEHMSDIYVRARGRSLLELLENSGLALFEAMTDTSKLLERVDRTVIAEGFDLENLLYKWLENLLILYYSERLMCKKVRIEEFRIERENGDERYFVKAVCRGDFFDPSIHEARVEIKSPTYSLMRIEKTADYWTAYFVLDI, encoded by the coding sequence ATGGAGGATGCTTCGATCGGCTTGCGCGAGGGCTTCGAATTCCTTGAACATATGAGCGATATCTATGTAAGAGCTCGCGGCAGGAGCCTTTTAGAGTTGCTTGAGAACTCCGGGCTTGCACTGTTTGAAGCGATGACTGATACTTCAAAACTACTCGAGAGAGTTGATAGGACCGTCATCGCCGAGGGCTTCGATCTCGAGAACCTTTTGTATAAATGGCTCGAGAACCTCTTAATCCTTTACTACTCCGAGCGCTTAATGTGCAAGAAGGTGAGAATTGAAGAGTTTAGGATCGAAAGGGAGAATGGAGACGAGCGTTACTTCGTTAAAGCCGTGTGCAGGGGCGACTTCTTTGACCCAAGCATCCATGAAGCAAGGGTTGAGATTAAATCTCCCACATACAGTTTGATGAGGATTGAGAAGACGGCGGATTATTGGACCGCTTACTTCGTGCTAGATATATAA